In the Oncorhynchus nerka isolate Pitt River linkage group LG2, Oner_Uvic_2.0, whole genome shotgun sequence genome, one interval contains:
- the LOC115135636 gene encoding SAM pointed domain-containing Ets transcription factor-like has translation MSSPGESLSSEGSSPLFPSRLGLPESPLGERTGAEAGMAWEMEDTKPCLEALEHRGLPGLHLSCFDMLFTEDSTWLVKVTEASSGQACPVPLPITRTEHREEPEQCPVIDSQALGLSPGLEGQEEERSLEQVQSMVVGEVLKDIETACKLLNIIPDPIEWSSGNVQKWLLWTEHLYRLPQAGKAFQELAGKDLCAMSEEDFRQRSPQCGDTLHAHLDIWKSAAWMKERCSVGDSKITGGEELWLEADSSCSGQPIHLWQFLRELLLKPHNYGRCIRWLNKEKGIFKIEDSAHVARLWGLRKNRPAMNYDKLSRSIRQYYKKGIIRKPDVSQRLVYQFVHPV, from the exons ATGTCGAGTCCAGGGGAGAGTCTATCATCAGAGGGCAGCAGCCCATTGTTTCCGTCCCGCCTAGGTCTGCCTGAAAGCCCCTTGGGAGAAAGGACAGGTGCAGAGGCTGGTATGGCCTGGGAGATGGAGGACACCAAGCCCTGCTTGGAGGCTCTTGAGCATCGCGGCCTTCCGGGCCTTCACCTGTCCTGCTTCGACATGCTCTTCACCGAGGACTCCACCTGGCTGGTGAAGGTGACCGAGGCTTCCTCGGGTCAGGCTTGTCCCGTGCCTCTTCCCATAACCAGGACCGAGCACCGTGAGGAGCCAGAGCAGTGCCCCGTCATCGACAGCCAGGCCCTGGGGCTCTCCCCGGGGCTGGAGGGCCAGGAGGAGGAGCGATCCCTGGAGCAGGTCCAAAGCATGGTGGTCGGGGAGGTGCTGAAGGACATCGAGACGGCCTGCAAGCTGCTCAACATCATCCCAG ACCCCATAGAGTGGAGCTCGGGGAACGTCCAGAAGTGGTTGCTGTGGACAGAGCACCTGTATAGACTGCCTCAGGCCGGCAAGGCCTTCCAGGAGCTCGCTGGAAAAGACCTGTGTGCCATGAGTGAAGAGGACTTCAGGCAGAGGTCCCCTCAGTGTGGAGACACCCTGCACGCCCACCTGGACATCTGGAAGTCAG ctgccTGGATGAAAGAGAGGTGTTCCGTTGGAGACAGCAAAATCACAG GCGGAGAGGAGCTGTGGTTGGAGGCAGACTCGTCATGCTCAGGCCAGCCCATCCACTTGTGGCAGTTCCTCAGAGAGCTGCTTCTCAAACCCCACAACTACGGACGCTGTATCCGCTGGCTCAACAAGGAAAAAG GTATTTTCAAAATCGAAGACTCTGCTCACGTGGCGAGACTCTGGGGACTGAGGAAGAACCGCCCAGCGATGAACTACGACAAGCTGAGCCGCTCCATACGGCAGTACTATAAGAAGGGCATCATCCGCAAGCCTGATGTCTCCCAGAGACTGGTCTATCAGTTTGTCCACCCAGTATGA